In Ruficoccus amylovorans, the DNA window CCGCTACCGCGACGTTGTCAAAGGGCTTATCCTGGGCGAGTCGGTCTTTCCGCTCACCATCCGCATAAAACTCCCCGCCACGACCGCTCCACTGTCAACCTGGCAGAACACGAAAGCGGCTATTCGCTCACAAAGCCATGAGACCCTGGGCTACGGATACAGCGTAGATTCCAAACTCATCAACTCCGTGCGCTACGCGGAAAATAGCTTCCCGCAGCGCCTCTACTTCGCCTGCGCCGAACATTACTTCCCCTACGTCGATAAACAGGCTGAAACCGTCCGGATGCTCACCAATGCAAATACGGTGGATAAACATTTCCCCGGAGCCGCTGCCTGGGCCGCCTCGAACCTGCGCTTCCTTGACCGCCCGCCCGAGCGCTTTCAACAGGTACTCACCGTCGCCGCCTGGCTCCGCGAGCATCCGGACTCGCGCCTCTTTGCCCGACAAATCCCCCTGCCCGTCCCGACCAAACTGGTCGAGCAAGAATCCGCGCTACTGGAGTCCCTACTCAACTTTATCGCCCCGGACCTGCTGAGTGCGGAAGGAGCAAACTTCGAAGAGCGCGCTGGACTTCTAACCAAGACCAGCCTGATCGAAGTCTCCTCCCTCGACGCTGCCTGTTCGACAGGTTTTCCCTTTCAGCGTTTCACCGCCACCGGAGAGGAACTCGCCCGGGCCAAGGATTTATTTCAGGCATTTCGCCGTGTCCTCATCGTCGAAAACCACATCACCTTCCTCACGTTGCCCCCCTTGCCCGCCACCCTTGCCATTATGGGCCAGGGCTTTGCCGTGCACCGCCTGGCCCCACTCGACTGGCTGAGCGAAAAGGAGCTCTTTTACTGGGGTGACATCGACGCCGACGGCTTGCGCATCCTGGCAGGCATACGCAGGAAATTCCCCCACACCCGCGCCCTGCTCATGGACAATGAGACCCTGATAAGATGGAAAACATACCA includes these proteins:
- a CDS encoding DUF3322 and DUF2220 domain-containing protein, giving the protein MITVSQLREKAQNRYRDVVKGLILGESVFPLTIRIKLPATTAPLSTWQNTKAAIRSQSHETLGYGYSVDSKLINSVRYAENSFPQRLYFACAEHYFPYVDKQAETVRMLTNANTVDKHFPGAAAWAASNLRFLDRPPERFQQVLTVAAWLREHPDSRLFARQIPLPVPTKLVEQESALLESLLNFIAPDLLSAEGANFEERAGLLTKTSLIEVSSLDAACSTGFPFQRFTATGEELARAKDLFQAFRRVLIVENHITFLTLPPLPATLAIMGQGFAVHRLAPLDWLSEKELFYWGDIDADGLRILAGIRRKFPHTRALLMDNETLIRWKTYQNQGSGTLWRDSDSSSALTPNELDLLQRLCAENLRLEQEKIPYAHAKEILACQIR